The Spiroplasma apis B31 genomic sequence AAGTTTATTATTTATTTAATAAACCAAGATTGGTTGTTACTACTATGTATGACCCTAAAGAGAGAAAAACTGTTGCTGACTTTTTTAAAGATAGCAAAATTAGGGTATATCCAGTAGGTAGGTTGGATTATGATGTTAGTGGTGCATTAATAATGACAAACGATGGAGAATTTGCTAACTTTGTTATGCACCCAAAGTATGAATTTAGAAAAACATATCAAGCGCTTTGTGATAGTAAAGTAACTAAACAACAAATCAAAAACTTATTAAACGGTGTTATCATTGATGAAGATTATAAAACAAAAGCAATACATGCTGCATTACTGAAATATGATGATCAATATAATGAGTCAATAGTTGAAATAACTATAGCCGAAGGTAGAAAACATCATATTAAAAAAATGTTAATAGCTGCTGATATAAATTTGAAAAAGTTAAAAAGAACGCAAATAGAGTTTTTAACAATCAATGATATTGAAGTTGGTAAGTTTAGAAGTTTAAAACCACACGAAATTAAACAATTCTACGGTATTTATAATTCAATATCTAAAAAGAATAATAAGGAGTAATTTATGAGAATAGCATTATTTGGAACTGTAGGAGCTGGCAAATCAACAATTTCTGAGTTAATTTCAAAGCAACTTGGTTATGAAATATTTCCTGAACCAATTGATAATAACCCTTATTTTGATGATTATTACAAAGACATGAAAGCAAATGTTTTTAAAATGCAAATCTATATGTTAACAGCAAGAAGTCGACAATTATTAGAAGCAAAATCATTAAAAAATGTAATTTTTGATAGAACAATTCTTGAAGATCCAATTTTTGTTACAGTTAATCATGATTTAAAAACCATGAACGATATTGATTACAAAACTTACACCGATTTTTACGAACAAGTTATAATACCAAGTCTTGGATATAAGTCAGAGTTTGATTTAGTTATTTATTTGAAGTTATCAACAGATAAGGCTATCGAAAGAATTAAAGATAGAGGAAGAATTCAAGAACTAGAAACGCCTTATGAGTATTGGGAGTTACTAAATAAAAGGTACGATGACTTTTTCGAAAGAAGAAAACATATGTTCAATTTCTTAGTTGTCGATGCTGAAAGTGACGATTTAGAAGAAAAAATGGAAATTATTATGAATAAAATATACGAAATTGAACCCAATTTGGTAAAATAAATTAGTTTAAATTATGTGAAAGGAATATTTATGGGAAGAGCTCACGAAGTAAGAAAACAAAGTATGGAAAAAACAGCAGCTATGAAATCTGCTATTTATGGAAGGGCTTCTAAAGAAATTTATATGGCTGCAAAAAATGGTAGCTCTGATCCTGAGGCAAACTTGGCATTAAGAAGTGCAATTGATAAAGCAAAATCAAAACAAGTTCCTACAGATGTAATTAATAGGGCTATAAAAAAAGCAGAGGGTGGCGAAGCTGAAAATTACGTTTCTAATCGTTATGAAGGGTATGGACCCGGAAATTCAATGATAATTGTTGACTCTTTAACTAGTAATGTTAATAGAGCAATAGCAGAAATAAGGGATGCATTTAATAAAAATGGGGGAAAGATTGCCAACTCAGGTTCGGTTTCTCATTCTTTCCAACCTACTAGTTTGTTTGCGTTTGAAGAAAAGTCCGTTGAAGAAGTTCTAGAATTATTGATGGACACAGATGCAGAAGTTAATGATGTTATTGAAGAAGATGGATTAACAATGGTATATGCATCATTTCAATCTTTTAATGCAGTTAAAACAGCTTTAGACAAAGCGGGTTTAAAGAATTATAAATTGGCAGAAACTACTATGTTGGCTGATGATTTCATTAAAATTAATGATGAAGAAACAAAATTACAGTTTAATAAGCTTATAAATAAATTAAATGAACTTGAAGATGTACAAGAAGTTTATCACAACGTTGAAATTTAAGTAAATATATTATAAAAACCACCATTAAGGTGGTTTTTATAATTAGTTAAGTTTATGAAATTTGTTTTCAATTTATCAGGTTAATCTAAAATTAAGAAACACTTATATATTGATATACTATCTAAAAGGAGATAAGTAATGAAAAAAGTTTTAATATTAATCAGCAGTAACTTTTTATTTTTAATCGGTACAGTCCAAACATTAAGTTGTAGTATTCAAATAAAAAACGATGATCAAAATTTAAAGGACCTTAGAACAATAAATACTAGTTTAGGAGAATTTGAAGGTTATGAGGAACTTCCTTCATTACCATTATTAATTGCTAGAGTAAATAAGGTTAATACCGGCTTAGATTTGAATTCAAGTGATATATCGTTGGTTGAAGAAACTCTAACTGTTTTTAATGCTAGAATAAAAGGTAATGGAAAAAATGTGATTGGAGAATGCTTGTTAACATTTAAATACATCCATAAAAAAGGGAACTTAACAGATTTAATAACTAAAACTAATTTAGGAAACATAAAAGATAATACAAATATGCCTAGTAATAGCATTTTATTAAATAAAATTAATGATATTAATAATACTAAGTTTACCTTTGATGATATTTCTATATCAGAAGTGAATGAATCAAGTGCAAGGATAAGTGCAAACCCTCAGTCAACTAAGTATGAAGGAGAAGTTTCTATCAGTTATAATTACAAAAAAGTGGAAAGTATTGAAGTCAAGAATTTAATAAACAAGACTTATTTAGGTAAAATTTACTCACAAAAGAGTGTTTTTACAAGTGAAGAGATACTTGAAGCTGCATCATTTCACAATGATAATTTTGATAAATCCATCTCAGATGCCTTAATAGTTACAAACATAACCTCAACATCAGCTATTATTAAATCAAATAGTAATTATTCTACATTCCGAGGAGAAGTTTTGGTAAATTATGAAGGCAAAGAGAAGGTATCGTTAACAAACTCAATCAAAAATAAAGAGTTCGGTTTAATAAGAGGTGCCAAAAACGACAACGGGCAGGTCAAAATTGATGTTGACGCTTTTTTAAAACAACTTATGCTAGAAAATCCTCATTTTAACACTGAATATATACGAAATGGTATAAGTGACGAACCTTATTATAGTCCAGATAAAAAGAAATATTTTTTGGTTTTAAGTGTGGCGAATAGTCATCCAATAATCCCATATAAACATAATACTGGATGTAGTATATATTTTGAAATTGATAATGATAAAACTGTATTCAATAAAAAAGATTTGAAGGATGAAATCAAAATGGTAAACATCGGAGAAATCGATGGATATATTGATAGTTTTAATAGGGATGTTAATGTTGTTTTTGAGAAAATAAATGAATTGAATAATATATCTTTGGATTATCAATTTATGTACTATTTATTAAGTTGGGTCGGAAATAACAAAGTAAAAATCATAGCAAAAAATGATAATCCTACATATAAAGGTGAAGTTGAAATAACATACAATTATAACAAGTTAGATAAATTAGGAAACCTTGAAGAAATCATAAAAGATAGAAATTTAGGTGAAATATTTACCTATCGTTCTTCAGATTACAAAGTTTATCGTCATACAATCAAAGTCTTGTTAAATGCAAAGTATCCTAAAGCTAACTTAATATTAGATTATGACATAAATATTGTTGATATTACAGATACTAACTTCAAAGTGGAAATCTTAGATACTGGAAAATACTTTGGTTCAAGTTTCTTGATGAGCTATTATAAAATAAAAAAAGATACTTGGATTTAATGGTATTTATAATTACTTTAATAGGACTAAGATTTAACAAATATCATTAAAGTGATATTGCCAAAACATTTTCTAAAAAAATTATATTTTTTAATCTTATCTATTAAGATTTTTTTATATTCCTTTAACTTATTAAAAAAATACTTGGTTTTTTCTTTGTTATAATAGTAATTGATTAGGAGAGTTTAAATGAATAAAGATGTTGTTTTATTGCGCACTGTTGAGTTAGCAGCAATTGCTTCTTATAAATATATTGGTTTGAAAGATAAAAATAAGATTGATCAAGCAGCTGTCGAAGCTTTTGAAGTAATGCTTAAGAATGAGCAGGGTTTCAAATTAAAAATAGTTAATGGTGAAGGAGAGTTGGATGAAGCACCAATGTTGTTTGTGGGCCAAATATTAGGTAGTCCAAGCAGTTATGATGCACCAATATTTGATGCATCAGTCGACCCAATTGAGGGTACAAATCCCGCTGCTTATAACTTTGCAGGTAGTATTTCCACAATTGCAATTTCCAGGGAAAATACAATGTTACAACTCCCAGAAATGTATATGGAGAAGGTATTTGTTAGCAATGAGTTCAATGAAATATTAGATTTAAACTCAGGAATAATAGAAATAATTAAAAAAATGCAACTAAAGGTCAATAGAAAAGACATTAAATGTATTGTTTTAGATAAACCCAGACACCAAAAGATCATTAAAGAATTAAATGATCTTGGTGTAATTATTAGACTAATAAAAGATGGTGATGTTTTAGCTGCTATTGATGTTGTAAATGGTGAAGCTGATATTGTTTATGGTATTGGAGGTGCTCCTGAAGGATGTTTGATGGCTTCTTTGGCAATTGCTTCTGGTTGTAGGATGCAATGTCGTTTAGTTTCTTATGGAGATATTTGACCAAATGAAGAAGAGACTAAAAATAGAATATTAAAAGAATCAGCATGGTTATCAAAACATAATATCGATTTCACAACTATATTGTCAGATATAGATTTAGTAGCGGATAATAGAACAAGTTTTTTTGCCTCCGGTTTAACAGCTGGTGGAACTTTAAAACCAATAAACTATAAGGATGGGAAGTTTTTTGTGAATGCTTTCATGGCTAGTCATGGTATTGTAAGGAATATAAAATCGGTTTATGATGTGAAAAAAGTTAATACTTTAAAGCCTGAAATTAAATATTTATTTGATAAGTATAAGCGTTAAAAAAAGGAGCAATAAAATTAATGGAAAATATACATAAAATATTATTGATAGGTGTTTTATTAACACTTTTGACCTTGTTTTCTTTGAAACTGTACAATACTTTAGTTTATTCCAGAATTAAAGTAAGAGAAATAAACTCTGCAGATATAAATATATCTACTACAAAAATTGAAGAACTCATAAAGAACTTTCAGAAGTATTTAAAGTGTCCGGATCTGACTATCGAATATGGAGTAGTAGATAACTATTCAAGAATTTTCAACATGTTAAACAAAAAAAATAAAAAAATCACGATACCTAGATGGGTGATGCCTAGTGTTGGATACGAAATTGATTATCTACTAGCAAGTATTTGATATAATACAAAACGTTATCAAAATGATAAAGAGTTGAAAAAATTTAATTTGTTTTGGTCGGTAATACCTAAACTAGCTTATTTTATTTACTCATTAACAACAGTTATCTCTATGATGCTTTTCATAATGTATTTCTTTTTCTCAGAAGATAGAATAATGATTGAAGGAATATTTATGTGATTAATAAGGATTCCAATTTTCCAAGCACTTTCATTTTTAACTTTTTTTATAATAATTTCTTGTTTATACTTTTCTACAAAAGGTAAAAATTGATTAGAAACAAAATATGAAAGGGAAATTGTCTCATTTGTTGATAGTGAGTGTATTGGTTATAAAACTGATATCATAGCAGCTAGAGTGTATTCACTTGAGTTTAACAAACTCAATTTTGAAATTTTTAGATTTAATCAAAAAACAGAGAACACAAAATTCTTAGGACCCTTTGTTTGCATTTAGTAACTAAATACATTTTAAATTTTAAAAGAAATTTTTAATACCGTGAAAAACGAAGTGTTGAAACTTTAAAGGTGTATAATTTTTTTCATAAGAAGCCTTTGGTTTCTTATAAGAAAGGAACGTTTTATGAAAAAATCTTGAATAGCAATGTGTGCAAGTTTTGGTGTACTGACAATCATCTCAATCTTATTTTTTGCATTAAAGGATAGTTCAATTTTTCTATATGATTATTTAAAAGGAAGTAAGTTCCCATCAAATCAAATGCAAATTTGAGCAATCTTGGTAATGGCAGTATCAATACTAGGATTGATTGTTAGTGGAGTGATTTTATTTTTAAACTTTAAAGATAATGATTCATTAAATAAATATGCAAACTATGCTCATATTTTTGTTGCGGTATTAGTTTTATTCTCTGCTATTATGATCTTAGTATCAGGAATAACTGTTAAACCTGTATCAAATATGTCAACAGCTATATTTGCTCTTGTGGTGGTTTTCTCTGCTGCAGTAGTTGGAACAACAGCATGAGTAGCAAAAGATGAATTTACCGCTTAAAAATGGTAAATAATAAAACAATTTAAATAATGTTTCAAACCTCAATTACTGAGGTTTTTTGTTATTCTTATTTAATAATTTGGTCTTGAAAAACAAAATCAAAAAAAACATTAAATTACCCTCATTACTAAAATAACAAGAGTGTATAATTTATCTATAAGTAAATTTATGTTTATTTAATAGGAGGAAAAATTTTATGAAAAAATCATGAATAGCAATGCTTGCAAGCTTTTCTTGTCTACTGATTACTACTGTAGTATTTTATGCAGCAAAAGACCAGTATGGAGACCCATTTTACTCATTCTTAGATGATCAAAAAGGAAGTTTCCTAGAAAAAAATATGATAATTTGAACATTATTATTACTTTCGCTTTCAGCAATAGGACTTTTTGTTAGTCTTATAATTATCATCATGAATGCTAATGGAAATAATAGTTTCAATAAAATAGCAAATTATGCCCATCTTTTAGTAGGAGTTGTTATATTTATTGACCTAATTATGATATTGATAGTAGGTATTGGTTTGAAGTCATCTGATAAAGAAGTTATTTTATTTTTAACATTTATTTCATTGTTCTCACTAGCGGTTGTGGGTACAACAGCGTGAGTAGCTAAGGATGAATTCACAGAGGTTTAAATCCTCTATTAATAAGTGTTTGTTCTTAATGTAATAAATATCTTTCAAATATTTAAACATTTAATTAAGCAAATTTATTTAAATAATATTAAAAATGAGTATGGTTCTCATTTTTTTTGTGAAAAATCAATAATTATTTTTAAATTATTTAATATTTTGTGAATTTCTAATTTTTGAAAGTATAATTAGGTCGTAAGTTAAATGAAGTCTCTTTACATTTATCAACATATAATTAGATTGGAAAGGAACCTTAAATTAGTAAAATAATTT encodes the following:
- a CDS encoding pseudouridine synthase yields the protein MERLQKIIATRGYCSRRQAETLITSGKVKVNGIVVTELGSKFNCDVEIKINNKKLEIVKEKVYYLFNKPRLVVTTMYDPKERKTVADFFKDSKIRVYPVGRLDYDVSGALIMTNDGEFANFVMHPKYEFRKTYQALCDSKVTKQQIKNLLNGVIIDEDYKTKAIHAALLKYDDQYNESIVEITIAEGRKHHIKKMLIAADINLKKLKRTQIEFLTINDIEVGKFRSLKPHEIKQFYGIYNSISKKNNKE
- a CDS encoding deoxynucleoside kinase produces the protein MRIALFGTVGAGKSTISELISKQLGYEIFPEPIDNNPYFDDYYKDMKANVFKMQIYMLTARSRQLLEAKSLKNVIFDRTILEDPIFVTVNHDLKTMNDIDYKTYTDFYEQVIIPSLGYKSEFDLVIYLKLSTDKAIERIKDRGRIQELETPYEYWELLNKRYDDFFERRKHMFNFLVVDAESDDLEEKMEIIMNKIYEIEPNLVK
- a CDS encoding YebC/PmpR family DNA-binding transcriptional regulator; this translates as MGRAHEVRKQSMEKTAAMKSAIYGRASKEIYMAAKNGSSDPEANLALRSAIDKAKSKQVPTDVINRAIKKAEGGEAENYVSNRYEGYGPGNSMIIVDSLTSNVNRAIAEIRDAFNKNGGKIANSGSVSHSFQPTSLFAFEEKSVEEVLELLMDTDAEVNDVIEEDGLTMVYASFQSFNAVKTALDKAGLKNYKLAETTMLADDFIKINDEETKLQFNKLINKLNELEDVQEVYHNVEI
- a CDS encoding fructose-bisphosphatase class II family protein, with the protein product MNKDVVLLRTVELAAIASYKYIGLKDKNKIDQAAVEAFEVMLKNEQGFKLKIVNGEGELDEAPMLFVGQILGSPSSYDAPIFDASVDPIEGTNPAAYNFAGSISTIAISRENTMLQLPEMYMEKVFVSNEFNEILDLNSGIIEIIKKMQLKVNRKDIKCIVLDKPRHQKIIKELNDLGVIIRLIKDGDVLAAIDVVNGEADIVYGIGGAPEGCLMASLAIASGCRMQCRLVSYGDIWPNEEETKNRILKESAWLSKHNIDFTTILSDIDLVADNRTSFFASGLTAGGTLKPINYKDGKFFVNAFMASHGIVRNIKSVYDVKKVNTLKPEIKYLFDKYKR